The Mus musculus strain C57BL/6J chromosome 2, GRCm38.p6 C57BL/6J genome has a window encoding:
- the Olfr1090 gene encoding olfactory receptor 1090, with protein sequence MKEHNLTVMTEFILMGISDHSELQAPLFGLFLAIYMTSMVGNLGIIVLTTVDSRLQTPMYFFLRHLAITDLGYSTAVGPKMLENFVVDQNTISFNLCATQLAFFLVFIGSELFILSAMSYDRYVAICKPLLYTVLMSQKLCWVLMSMPYLYCTFVSLLITVKIFTSSFCGYNVINHFYCDCIPLLSLLCSHAEEIAFIVMIFAAFDLIVSLLIVLVSYMFILIAVLRMNSAEGRYKAFSTCGSHLTVVTVFYGTLIFMYVQPQSSHSDDNDKVSSIFYTLVIPMLNPLIYSLRNKDVKFALHRTWRNICKIFP encoded by the coding sequence ATGAAGGAACACAATCTCACAGTAATGACTGAATTCATCCTAATGGGTATCAGTGACCACTCTGAATTGCAGGCCCCATTATTTGGGCTGTTCCTTGCCATATACATGACCTCAATGGTAGGTAATTTGGGAATCATTGTTCTCACCACAGTGGACTCACGCCTGCAAACACCCATGTACTTCTTTCTCAGACACCTGGCTATTACAGATCTTGGATATTCTACAGCTGTGGGACCCAAAATGTTGGAAAATTTTGTTGTAGATCAAAATACAATTTCATTTAATCTTTGTGCCACACAACTAGCTTTCTTTCTTGTATTCATTGGTAGTGAGCTATTCATTCTCTCTGCGAtgtcctatgaccgctatgtggccatctgtaagCCTCTGCTCTACACTGTCCTCATGTCCCAAAAACTATGTTGGGTTCTTATGTCAATGCCTTATCTCTACTGCACATTTGTGTCTCTTCTCATCACAGTGAAGATTTTTACTTCATCCTTCTGTGGCTACAATGTCATTAACCATTTCTACTGTGACTGTATCCCCTTGCTGTCTCTACTCTGTTCACATGCAGAGGAAATCGCATTTATTGTTATGATCTTTGCAGCTTTTGATTTGATTGTGTCTCTTCTTATTGTTCTGGTATCCTACATGTTTATCCTCATAGCAGTTCTCAGGATGAACTCTGCAGAGGGCAGGTACAAGGCTTTCTCCACATGTGGGTCCCAcctgacagtggtgacagtgTTCTATGGTActttaatatttatgtatgtacaacCTCAGTCCAGTCATTCTGATGACAATGATAAGGTGTCTTCAATTTTTTACACCCTCGTTATACCCATGCTGAATCCTTTGATCTATAGTTTGAGGAACAAGGATGTAAAATTTGCCCTACATAGGACTTGGAGAAATATTTGTAAGATCTTCCCTTAG